The following is a genomic window from Elaeis guineensis isolate ETL-2024a chromosome 10, EG11, whole genome shotgun sequence.
GCCAAAAAAAACTCCAACATTATCAGCCAATATCAGAGTTTTTATTTGTGCTGAAAGGGATATAGCagaatagaagaccattatttGAGGGAGCCTGGCAGAATTGTCGGTAGCTTGATTCGCTTCTTGAAAATTATGAGACACTTTGAAAGAGCTTAAACAAGCTATACATTGAACAATGTCCTAGAAAAAAGGATTTCGAATATGAATAATGAAAGATAGCAGAAAAAACTTTTGTTGATATTGCTCTATTTATTTAATCACGGTGAGAGAGAGAGTCTCCTTCTAATGCCACTCCCTCTTTATTATTCTAATGCCACTCCCTCTTTATTAGAAGAATGATGTAATCTGTTAAACTAATAAAGCTATCCAAAGTTATGTACTATTCTTTTACATTCACAAAATTTTACTTTATAATTCATCATCTCAATGAATTTTCTTGAATGTCAAGATCTTCTAAAAGAATTCATGAAGAAAGATTTAGGACCATCCATGAGATTTTGTTCATTAATTcatcattatttttattatttacttttttGTTAATAAATGGTtcaataactaatttttttatcgaATAACAAGTGAATGGAAAGTTATTAAAGTTATTTTTCTACTATTATCCCTTGCTTTGTTATAAAATCATTATAGCAATTACTATGATAAttgttattttaatattaaaatttgtaCAGTGTTGAGGTAAATAATGGCTATTATAATGCTTCTGGTGTAACAGAATAAAGCCTTGTTTTAAACTTTGCTGTGAGGTGCAAGGAGGCGCCATGTAGGAACTCTCACTTTAATGGAACTCCTGTTGCGGTCTCTCTGGGTATTGCCCTTTCTAAAGTATGCTTGCAGCTTTTGCAACTCATCACGTGCAAGAAACGTGCACCTTTCAGCCGATCCAATCAATCTCCATCCAGTGGTCAGAGGTCACTGTGCAATTAACCAGTGCTTTTCCACCCTTTTCAAGTCATAGggcaaaaaagattaaaaaaaaggacaaaaaacgtaagaaagagagagagaaaaactaTTTCCATTTTTGCAACCGTAAACCATGTTGGTTTTTTTTGGTGCACATCATGTTCTTAGTTGCACGACTGTTCTGAGTGGCACCCGTATGTGCCTTACTATCTATATCATAAGAAGTTAATTAGTAACGTATAGACTAAAGAATATACTAACACGGAGATCAACTAAAGACGGCAATCCAAGCAGCAAAGTCACAGATTGCTGCTTGAGAATAAAACAACGAGCAAAGAAAATTCAAACTGAAAAATGCAAATTATTTCAACAAGTTGAAactaatttgatgaaatctgtatCAGCAAAAATGTGCAAATGATCCAAAACTCTTCATTGACTATGTGCACCACATCTTTCTTCACCTAGACTTTCTTGTTATTGTGAGAGTTGGATTTTGTTTTTGGGCTCAATTTTCCAACAAATGTTCCATCCAAAATGCCGAGATCAATGGGGCACCATCCTCGTTGATTAACTTGATCATTAAGTAATGATTTTCACAGATTAGTGTCTAAAATTAATGGTTTCATGGCTGCTCTTGGTAGTGATGCATGAAAACAAAATGATGATACTAATCTTGACCACTTATTTATCAATAGTGCCTCTGGTTGACAGTCGGAATCAATATCATTATTAGAATCAAAATTGAGATGGACTAACATGAGAATTGGATTGTCATATCCTCCGACATATTTTATTCGTGATCagaattgaaatcgaaattgCAATGCTATTTGAATATTAGAATAGAGTATAAATCGAATTAAATTACTTTTTTTAGaattgaaatgagaatgaaaCTCTTCCAAATCAAATGACTACAATAAATGACATTCATTTCTATTTTTATTCCAAAATTCAACTTCCCCATCTAATCATACCACAAACGTAGTAAGCTAATTGCAAGCTAACTACTAAATTAGGCAATGCGTTTGTAAAGTAATAAAGTCTTGAACTTATctcattgaaataaaaaattagtgaATATCACTATATTTAGGCTGAAACATCGTGGATGTACTATGCATGCTTTATACTTGACCAACTGCTTAATTACCCCTGGAACTTTTTTTTAAGGAGAaagctgccttttttttttttttttttaatattgcatTTAGTTGTATTTACTACCATGCCCTCATGCAGAGGGTAGTATTTCATGCCCGATACATACGCATAACTCCTTGAGAGCCCCTACACGCCTTGCATAGAAACCACGCATTAATCAATAATAGGCTACAGAAGAAACATGATGAAAACAAAACTTACCACTTAATTAATGGCAATCTTGTTCATGAATCATGCATGATGGTTGTGAAATTATTGAACACCCACTATCCTATTATGATTCACTCAATCCTCGCCGAGCGATCCCAACTTAATTCTATGAATTATTATCTGACAAAAAGATATCATCCACAGAAATAACTTCTTCTTAATAATTCAGATAAACCGTAATTACGGCATTATGCTTGTCCACCACCACACTACCAATGCTCATCCTTAATTCCCTAGAATATCCCATTTATCTCTCATGCTTTTACTTATGCCATCTCTCTCCTGTAAGATTCTTGTGTCCTTCCATTCAAACCCAACACATCGTTCTCTCCTTCGCCAACCTCCCCTCCAGCCTAAAAACTATGTGCCGAAATTGGTCAAAAATTAGAAAATTAAGACAGCGGGCGCAGAACGAGAAGAAAAGGAAACTCCCCGCTGCAACGCCCAGCCTTTCCATCCCCTCCCCACCTCCTTCTCAGCCAATCCCAAGAACAaagaaactaaaaaataaaacaaaaatcgaACCAtaggctcctctctctctctcgcccgcTTCCTCCACCGCCGCCGCCGTCTTTCCAATGTGGCCGCGGTGGCGCAAGGCCTCTCGCGGCGAAGAACCGACCGCCGCCCCCCTTGCCCGCCCGGCTCACTCCTCCTTCTCCTTCCCCACTCTCAAGGACGTCCATGCCCTCCTCCGCGAGGAGGACCATGAGATCTCTTCCTCCGCCGCTAACAACCCCCGGAGGCCCTCCGTCTTCCACCGCGTCCGTATCGCCACCGCGGCCCTCCGCACCTGGCGCTCCCTCCGGGACCCGGGCACGGCGCCCCCCGCCGTCGGCGGCGAGGAGAAGCGGATCGTGCTCTACCACACCAGCCTCCGCGTGATCCGCAAGACCTTCGATGACTGCCGTGCCGTCCGGTCCATCCTCCGGGGTATCCGCGTGGCCGTCGACGAGCGGGATCTGGCGATGGACTCTGGGTTCCTGGCGGAGCTGAAGGGGCTCCTGGGGTGGCAGCGGGGGCAGCAGCTGGGGCTTCCCCAGGTGTTCATCGGGGGGCGGTACGTCGGCGGGGCAGACGAGATCCGGCAGCTGAACGAGTCCGGCGAGCTCAAGAGGCTCGTGGAGGGGGTGGCGCCGGCCGCGGCGGGTGGCTGCGAGCGGTGCGGTGGAGTGGCGTTCGTGCTGTGCGGGAGCTGCAGCGGGAGCCGCAAGCGGTACACGGAAAAAGGGGGCGGCGTTTTCCGGAGCTGCCCCGCCTGCAACGAGAACGGGCTCGCCCGGTGCCCCGATTGCTGCCCTCCCGCCCTCTGATCCAGATCGGAGGGCTCTTATTGCGGTTCCATGTTTccatttctaatttttggagagagaagaggaaagtgGAAGAGGCGGGGTGAGTTTAATAAGAAATTATTATTAACACATCATTTAGTTGGGTAATTTTTAGTGTTTTTTTGGTTTTAATTTGGGACCTGTAGTTATTATGAAGTGCCGGATCCCTCCTCCTCCTGTTTGTGTGAAGTGTGATGCAGTTTAATTTAGACTAGGAAGAGGGAAATGAGAAACTTGTGGTGGCACCCAAGGACGATACTAGATTAATGGTAAACTAGTgttttaattttctttgggtgGAGAAACTAATGTTTTAATTGTGGGTTTGCTCTCTGTGCCTTTTGGTAATTTACCAAGTTCTTCATGgttctatatccttttggagaaTAGAAGCTGGGGCGTATTTAGCGGGGCATTAAGTTTGTCAAAGTTTAGAGTTTACTTAAGTCTGTGTTTTGTTGTAATAATGGTCAAGTACACAATGGTGGttttagaaaaattatctttaaaCCCCCCATATTCGTGCATGTTGGATGTGGACCTCTAacacttaaaatttttaattaaatctgaataaaaattttatgatcgaatCGATCATGAAAAGAATTATGATCGATTCATCATCGCTATCACGTTTTCGAAGCACACATGtacattaaaatattaaaaaaatatgaatgaataaattttatggattatatgatatttatcaaaattatttaaataattttaaaatttatttattttatatttttaatattttaataatgtaTATAAATATGTACGATATGATTTGAAGATAACAATGAtccgattataattttttttacgatCTATCCGGTCATATAAATTTTATCTCCGATAAAAAACTAGTGATCATTACGGGAGCCTTGAAATttgctaatattttaaaatatcgttATCATCTAAAGCTACGGAGGAGAATGTGCAGTGGAAACCTTCGCTCCACTCTATTGACGCCACCCGCGCTCCTAATTTCCCACTCCTACCACTCTCAACGGTCCCAACCACTTGTATCAGATATATAGTTTTCACCCAGTTGGATCCTCCGTCTCCATCCGCTATTCATCATTTCATCTCGTTCCAGTCCGATTGACCGCGCCAcacgcagagagagagagactatttTGGCAGCCAATCATGGGATTGGGATTAAAATGatgtttaaatattaaaaaaaataaagattgaattttaaaaaatttgagatatttcTATTTTCTTTAGAGTTGAAATGAAATAAAATTCTCTTTAATCAAACTGCTGGATTGGGAGTTAATCATTTCAATTTCAAAGCCCAATTTTTTCTAACCAAATATACTCTCAAAGTACCTTACA
Proteins encoded in this region:
- the LOC105034411 gene encoding uncharacterized protein At5g39865 produces the protein MWPRWRKASRGEEPTAAPLARPAHSSFSFPTLKDVHALLREEDHEISSSAANNPRRPSVFHRVRIATAALRTWRSLRDPGTAPPAVGGEEKRIVLYHTSLRVIRKTFDDCRAVRSILRGIRVAVDERDLAMDSGFLAELKGLLGWQRGQQLGLPQVFIGGRYVGGADEIRQLNESGELKRLVEGVAPAAAGGCERCGGVAFVLCGSCSGSRKRYTEKGGGVFRSCPACNENGLARCPDCCPPAL